One Nerophis ophidion isolate RoL-2023_Sa linkage group LG23, RoL_Noph_v1.0, whole genome shotgun sequence genomic window carries:
- the pvalb6 gene encoding parvalbumin 6 isoform X1 gives MATTSKMAMNSILNADDIKKALDAFAAADSFDYKKFFEMIGLTKKSSEDVKKVFTVMDADNSGYIEEEELKFVLKGFAKDGRDLTDKETKTFLNAADKDGDGKIGIDEFTALVKE, from the exons CCAAGATGGCGATGAACAGCATCCTTAACGCTGACGACATCAAGAAAGCACTAGATGCATTCGCAG CGGCCGACTCTTTCGACTATAAGAAGTTTTTTGAGATGATCGGCCTGACGAAAAAGTCTTCTGAGGATGTGAAGAAGGTGTTCACGGTGATGGACGCTGACAACAGTGGCTACATAGAGGAAGAGGAGCTCAA ATTTGTCCTGAAGGGGTTTGCCAAAGATGGCAGGGACCTGACGGATAaggaaaccaaaacatttttaaatgcggCCGACAAGGATGGGGACGGAAAGATTGGAATTGACG AGTTCACCGCCCTTGTGAAAGAGTAG
- the pvalb6 gene encoding parvalbumin 6 isoform X2, whose protein sequence is MAMNSILNADDIKKALDAFAAADSFDYKKFFEMIGLTKKSSEDVKKVFTVMDADNSGYIEEEELKFVLKGFAKDGRDLTDKETKTFLNAADKDGDGKIGIDEFTALVKE, encoded by the exons ATGGCGATGAACAGCATCCTTAACGCTGACGACATCAAGAAAGCACTAGATGCATTCGCAG CGGCCGACTCTTTCGACTATAAGAAGTTTTTTGAGATGATCGGCCTGACGAAAAAGTCTTCTGAGGATGTGAAGAAGGTGTTCACGGTGATGGACGCTGACAACAGTGGCTACATAGAGGAAGAGGAGCTCAA ATTTGTCCTGAAGGGGTTTGCCAAAGATGGCAGGGACCTGACGGATAaggaaaccaaaacatttttaaatgcggCCGACAAGGATGGGGACGGAAAGATTGGAATTGACG AGTTCACCGCCCTTGTGAAAGAGTAG